The following are encoded in a window of Arthrobacter antioxidans genomic DNA:
- a CDS encoding cytochrome — MTAPLLAHATPHGRMYARSTSEQPAVPSITTVISQLPTSLGGWYGHMAASALSRDPRLPGALGNASELRTAVREAASAAERYRDEAALRGTRVHHYCEQVALRALGRPDELDAARLALEEQGELGFAQRFDEWWALYDVRPVEPELTVWNSELGYAGTLDLVATISGRTCLIDYKTKNTDRDGFVKALDDKVVMQLVAGMKAEESLVDPLKGEWRAWEHGDQPLLLGVAVGQTEVRAMRANPAVLKNHWLRFCALRRAWEAGFDAEEAGRALLPLGPPPARPAPAEPALPA, encoded by the coding sequence ATGACCGCCCCGCTCCTCGCCCACGCGACACCGCACGGCCGGATGTACGCCCGCTCCACGTCGGAGCAGCCCGCCGTCCCGTCCATCACCACCGTCATCTCGCAGCTCCCCACGTCCCTCGGCGGCTGGTACGGCCACATGGCGGCCAGCGCGCTCTCCCGCGACCCCCGCCTGCCGGGAGCCCTGGGCAATGCCTCGGAGCTGCGCACCGCCGTCCGGGAGGCCGCGTCGGCCGCCGAACGCTACCGCGACGAGGCGGCCCTGCGTGGGACGCGGGTGCACCACTACTGCGAACAGGTGGCACTGCGGGCCCTGGGGCGTCCCGACGAGCTCGACGCGGCACGCCTGGCCCTCGAGGAGCAGGGTGAGCTCGGCTTCGCCCAGCGGTTCGACGAGTGGTGGGCCCTCTACGACGTCCGCCCCGTGGAACCCGAACTGACGGTGTGGAACAGCGAACTCGGGTACGCGGGCACCCTGGACCTCGTCGCCACGATCAGTGGCCGCACGTGCCTGATCGACTACAAGACCAAGAACACCGACCGCGACGGATTCGTGAAGGCGCTGGACGACAAGGTGGTCATGCAGCTCGTGGCCGGCATGAAGGCGGAGGAGTCCCTCGTCGATCCCCTGAAGGGCGAATGGCGGGCGTGGGAGCACGGGGACCAGCCGCTGCTGCTCGGGGTGGCCGTCGGCCAGACCGAGGTCCGGGCCATGCGGGCCAATCCCGCCGTGCTGAAGAACCACTGGCTGCGCTTCTGCGCGCTCCGCCGGGCGTGGGAAGCCGGTTTCGACGCCGAAGAGGCGGGCCGGGCGCTCCTGCCGCTCGGTCCGCCGCCCGCCCGGCCGGCCCCCGCCGAACCCGCACTGCCCGCCTGA
- a CDS encoding antitoxin, which yields MGLFDGLKGKAGTLAGKATELIGDNSDKVKNGIGKAGDFVDSKTQGKYSHHIDGVQTKASEMVDKVDKKDGKDGFGPTSPPAV from the coding sequence GTGGGTTTATTTGACGGGCTCAAGGGCAAGGCCGGCACCCTCGCGGGTAAGGCGACCGAACTGATTGGCGACAATTCCGACAAGGTGAAGAACGGCATCGGGAAGGCTGGCGACTTCGTCGACAGCAAGACCCAGGGCAAGTACTCGCACCACATCGACGGAGTGCAGACGAAGGCTTCGGAGATGGTCGACAAGGTCGACAAGAAGGACGGCAAGGACGGCTTCGGCCCCACCTCCCCGCCGGCCGTGTAA
- the zapE gene encoding cell division protein ZapE: MPAIEHLTERSPRVSVDELLGGFYPSPRFGQVSFDTYRPDPQQPSQSAAVSKLRDFAASVDEPKPSGLRRFFGGGKKPETRAGIYLDGGFGVGKTHLLASLWHASSGPKAFGTFVEYTNLVGALSFRKTVDALSGYSLVCIDEFELDDPGDTVLMSRLMRELADAGVKLAATSNTLPGSLGDGRFAAQDFQREIQVLADQFEVARIDGEDFRHRGLPQAPDAMDDAGLRERVASYAGGILAEDEFGDLLRHLSDVHPSRYRQMLDGIDAVAWHNVETITEQAVALRFVVLADRLYDRDVPIMASGTTFDHLFTEEMMHGGYMKKYYRAVSRLTALARQGSDVAS; this comes from the coding sequence GTGCCAGCCATCGAACACCTGACAGAGCGCAGCCCCAGGGTCTCCGTCGATGAGTTGCTGGGCGGCTTCTACCCGTCGCCCCGCTTCGGCCAGGTGTCCTTCGACACCTACCGTCCGGACCCGCAGCAGCCGTCGCAGTCGGCGGCCGTCTCGAAGCTCCGCGACTTCGCGGCCTCCGTGGACGAGCCGAAGCCGTCGGGCCTCCGCCGGTTCTTCGGCGGGGGGAAGAAGCCCGAGACACGGGCCGGCATCTATCTCGACGGCGGCTTCGGGGTGGGCAAGACCCACCTCCTGGCGTCCCTGTGGCACGCGTCCTCGGGACCGAAGGCCTTCGGGACGTTCGTCGAGTACACGAACCTGGTGGGAGCGCTCAGCTTCCGCAAGACCGTCGACGCGCTGAGCGGCTACAGCCTCGTCTGCATCGACGAGTTCGAACTCGACGATCCGGGCGACACCGTGCTGATGTCGCGCCTGATGCGCGAACTCGCGGACGCCGGGGTCAAGCTCGCCGCGACCTCCAACACACTGCCGGGATCCCTGGGGGACGGCCGCTTCGCCGCCCAGGACTTCCAGCGGGAGATCCAGGTGCTCGCCGACCAGTTCGAGGTGGCCAGGATCGACGGCGAGGACTTCCGCCACCGCGGCCTGCCGCAGGCCCCCGATGCGATGGACGACGCCGGCCTGCGCGAGAGGGTCGCGTCCTACGCCGGCGGGATCCTCGCCGAGGACGAGTTCGGGGATCTCCTCCGGCACCTCTCGGACGTGCACCCGAGCCGTTACCGGCAGATGCTGGACGGCATCGACGCCGTGGCCTGGCACAACGTGGAGACGATCACGGAACAGGCCGTCGCGCTGCGCTTCGTGGTCCTCGCGGACCGGCTGTACGACCGCGACGTGCCCATCATGGCGAGCGGCACGACGTTCGACCACCTCTTCACCGAGGAGATGATGCACGGCGGCTACATGAAGAAGTACTACCGCGCGGTCTCCCGCCTGACCGCCCTGGCCCGGCAGGGCAGCGACGTGGCCTCCTAG
- a CDS encoding sulfurtransferase, protein MTLAPDPQDKFAEYAHPERLVSTEWLATNLGAEGLVVVESDEDVLLYETGHIPGAVKIDWHTELNDEVTRDYIDGEGFARLMAAKGITRDSTVVIYGDKSNWWAAYALWVFTLFGHEDVRLLDGGRDKWVAEDRTLTTDKPAVAATDYPVVDRDDASIRAYLSDVLDHLGNPLIDVRSGDEYTGARTTMPAYPEEGALRGGHIPTARSVPWARAAATDGTFRTRAELDAIYRDEAGLQDGDDVVAYCRIGERSSHTWFVLTHLLGFDRVRNYDGSWTEWGNAVRVPIVRGTEPGDLPAAARTSAR, encoded by the coding sequence ATGACCCTGGCTCCCGACCCGCAGGACAAGTTCGCCGAGTACGCCCACCCCGAGCGGCTCGTCTCGACCGAGTGGCTCGCCACGAACCTCGGCGCCGAGGGACTCGTCGTCGTCGAATCGGACGAGGACGTCCTGCTGTACGAGACGGGCCACATCCCGGGAGCCGTGAAGATCGACTGGCACACGGAGCTCAACGACGAGGTGACGCGGGACTACATCGATGGTGAGGGCTTCGCGCGCCTCATGGCGGCCAAGGGCATCACGCGCGATTCCACCGTGGTCATCTACGGCGACAAGAGCAACTGGTGGGCCGCCTACGCGCTGTGGGTCTTCACGCTCTTCGGCCACGAGGACGTCCGCCTGCTCGACGGCGGCCGGGACAAGTGGGTCGCCGAGGACCGGACGCTGACCACCGACAAGCCCGCGGTCGCCGCCACCGACTACCCGGTGGTGGACCGCGACGACGCGTCCATCCGTGCCTACCTCAGCGATGTCCTCGACCACTTGGGCAATCCGCTGATCGACGTCCGCTCCGGGGACGAGTACACGGGCGCCCGCACCACCATGCCGGCCTACCCCGAGGAGGGCGCCCTGCGCGGAGGCCACATCCCCACCGCCCGCTCCGTCCCGTGGGCACGGGCCGCCGCCACGGACGGGACCTTCCGCACCCGCGCCGAACTGGACGCCATCTACCGGGACGAGGCGGGGCTGCAGGACGGCGACGACGTCGTCGCGTACTGCCGGATCGGGGAGCGCTCGAGCCACACCTGGTTCGTCCTCACGCACCTGCTGGGCTTCGACAGGGTCCGCAACTACGACGGCTCGTGGACCGAGTGGGGCAATGCCGTCCGCGTGCCCATCGTCCGCGGCACCGAGCCCGGCGACCTGCCCGCCGCAGCGCGGACATCGGCACGATGA
- a CDS encoding SufE family protein, with product MTAETVPAKLAEIIDDFQALSEADRLQLLLEFSTGLPGLPERYSDHPELLEQVVECQSPLFLTMEIGGGPDHPVHLFFSAPREAPTTRGFAGVLLEGLDGLPAAEVLAVPDDVPDRLGLTRAITPLRMRGMSAMLGRIKRKIREA from the coding sequence ATGACCGCGGAGACCGTTCCGGCGAAGCTCGCCGAGATCATCGACGACTTCCAGGCCCTGTCCGAAGCGGACCGCCTGCAACTCCTCCTCGAGTTCTCCACCGGACTCCCGGGGCTGCCCGAGCGGTACAGCGACCATCCCGAGCTGCTCGAGCAGGTCGTCGAGTGCCAGAGCCCGCTCTTCCTCACCATGGAGATCGGCGGCGGGCCGGACCATCCGGTCCACCTCTTCTTCTCGGCGCCGCGCGAGGCCCCGACGACGCGCGGGTTCGCCGGCGTCCTGCTCGAAGGGCTGGACGGCCTGCCGGCCGCGGAGGTCCTCGCGGTACCGGACGACGTCCCCGACCGCCTCGGCCTCACCCGCGCCATCACCCCCCTGCGGATGCGGGGCATGTCCGCGATGCTGGGACGGATCAAGCGGAAGATCAGGGAAGCCTAG
- a CDS encoding alpha/beta hydrolase family protein: MTSMTPSAAGQQGTAPWLKWTALGVGAGAAVASSAAGAVSGLAVYFARQVVTPARTRDENLDILAVVGSAGNQTVILPATEDTTVEGTYSLYFDQGAGHARIGAIRSYVPREGTVERCVETVHVGDLAAATRGWWSGAVYASPSAVGFADEEVLIPVEGGAAPAWLVRAEAASGTWAIMVHGRGATRAEALRAVAPARRLGMTSLVISYRNDGEAPAAPDGRYGLGMTEWHDVDAAIDFAMTHGARDVVLFGWSMGGAIVLQTADLSRHRSRITALVLNGPVINWMEVLAHHAALNRIPAPVGRLGQYLLASQRARRITGLAAPLDLKSMDWITRAEQLTLPTLILHSEDDEFVPIGASVELAAKNPTFVTLERFHRARHTKEWNVDPQRWESVVERWLDGYLYGRTLPGGKMPGAAATRLP; the protein is encoded by the coding sequence ATGACATCGATGACGCCATCGGCTGCAGGGCAGCAGGGAACCGCACCGTGGCTCAAGTGGACGGCGCTCGGCGTGGGAGCGGGGGCCGCCGTCGCATCCTCCGCGGCCGGCGCCGTCTCGGGGCTCGCGGTGTACTTCGCGCGGCAGGTCGTGACGCCCGCGCGCACCCGCGACGAGAACCTCGACATCCTCGCCGTCGTCGGGTCCGCCGGCAACCAGACGGTCATCCTCCCCGCCACCGAGGACACGACCGTGGAGGGGACCTACAGCCTGTACTTCGATCAGGGGGCCGGTCACGCCCGTATCGGTGCCATCCGCTCCTACGTCCCCCGCGAGGGCACCGTGGAACGCTGTGTCGAGACGGTGCACGTGGGGGACCTGGCGGCGGCGACGCGCGGCTGGTGGAGCGGAGCCGTGTACGCCTCGCCGTCCGCGGTGGGCTTCGCGGACGAGGAGGTGCTCATCCCCGTCGAAGGCGGGGCAGCTCCCGCCTGGCTGGTCCGCGCCGAGGCGGCGTCCGGCACCTGGGCGATCATGGTGCACGGCCGCGGCGCCACCCGGGCCGAGGCGTTGAGGGCGGTCGCCCCGGCGCGGCGCCTGGGCATGACCAGCCTGGTCATCTCCTACCGGAACGACGGCGAAGCACCCGCGGCACCGGACGGCCGCTACGGCCTCGGCATGACGGAATGGCACGACGTCGACGCCGCCATCGACTTCGCGATGACGCACGGCGCCCGTGACGTGGTGCTCTTCGGGTGGTCGATGGGCGGGGCGATCGTCCTGCAGACCGCGGACCTCTCACGGCACCGCAGCCGGATCACCGCGCTGGTCCTGAACGGGCCGGTGATCAACTGGATGGAGGTGCTCGCGCACCACGCCGCGCTGAACCGGATCCCCGCGCCCGTGGGGCGTCTCGGCCAGTACCTCCTGGCGAGCCAGCGTGCGCGCAGGATCACCGGTCTCGCCGCTCCGCTGGATCTCAAGAGCATGGACTGGATCACGCGCGCCGAACAGCTGACCCTGCCCACCCTGATCCTCCACAGCGAGGACGACGAGTTCGTCCCCATCGGCGCCTCGGTCGAGCTGGCCGCGAAGAATCCCACCTTCGTGACGCTCGAGCGGTTCCACCGGGCCCGGCACACGAAGGAGTGGAACGTGGATCCGCAGCGGTGGGAGTCCGTCGTCGAACGCTGGCTCGACGGGTACCTCTACGGGCGGACCCTCCCCGGCGGCAAGATGCCCGGCGCGGCGGCTACTAGGCTTCCCTGA
- the msrB gene encoding peptide-methionine (R)-S-oxide reductase MsrB — MTTERESYRPEIEKSDDEWRQELTPEEFQVLRNAGTERPYTGEYYDAKTAGTYECRACGAELFTSNEKFDSHCGWPSFWAPLAEGTVRYLHDRSLGMERIEVRCTRCDSHLGHLFKGEGFDTPTDQRFCINSVSMKLVPAE, encoded by the coding sequence ATGACCACTGAACGTGAGAGCTACCGGCCAGAGATCGAGAAGTCCGACGACGAATGGCGGCAGGAGCTGACCCCCGAGGAGTTCCAGGTCCTGCGGAACGCCGGCACCGAACGCCCGTACACGGGCGAGTACTACGACGCCAAGACGGCGGGCACCTACGAGTGCCGAGCGTGCGGCGCCGAACTGTTCACGAGCAACGAGAAGTTCGACTCGCACTGCGGCTGGCCCTCCTTCTGGGCCCCGCTCGCCGAGGGCACGGTCCGCTACCTGCACGACCGCTCGCTCGGCATGGAGCGCATCGAGGTACGGTGCACCCGCTGCGACTCCCACCTCGGCCACCTGTTCAAGGGCGAGGGCTTCGACACCCCGACGGACCAGCGCTTCTGCATCAACTCCGTCTCCATGAAACTGGTGCCCGCCGAATAG
- a CDS encoding DUF6421 family protein, with the protein MTVTPLVRADSTPQHTDAWKALKAAAHALRLLQAKDGSIPDADHHAAASEHTRRITAAVGELAPLFPHDADYLARTVTAFEAWRAGGFAVPDFLEPLLAFQPQLDRTDGLQHLVVFPMYTQNGSTSRLVEAVLVEVLWPEFVAELEAGDYSNALFVPIRFLDFTDGYSTNSAVLFPESVAVSLTPTFTWGAIFADREAARFRRVVRAAAGITHLDLPGEALELLEDQTLAEETFVMWDLIHDRTHMRGDLPFDPFMIKQRMPYFLYSLEELRCDLTAFRESVRIAKDDDASPEARRHARLVQFAVIFDRIFRFSITGSRVRNYDGLGGQLLFAWMHQHRVLHWTDTKLTIDWDEVADVVVALGEQIEQLYWRSIDRPKIAHWLAAYELVSATVTPHPASVWAKGPDALELMGPPRALTDAVLDDEFPLSMFFEALDRKMRTVIESTAGITADAA; encoded by the coding sequence ATGACCGTCACCCCCCTCGTTCGAGCGGACAGCACGCCGCAGCACACCGACGCCTGGAAGGCGCTCAAGGCCGCAGCCCACGCGCTGCGGCTCCTGCAGGCCAAGGACGGCTCCATCCCCGACGCCGACCACCACGCGGCAGCCTCCGAGCACACCCGCAGGATCACCGCCGCCGTCGGGGAACTCGCGCCCCTGTTCCCCCACGACGCCGACTACCTCGCCCGCACCGTGACGGCCTTCGAGGCATGGCGCGCCGGCGGTTTCGCCGTCCCCGACTTCCTCGAACCGCTGCTCGCCTTCCAGCCGCAGCTGGACCGCACGGACGGCCTGCAACACCTCGTCGTGTTCCCCATGTACACCCAGAACGGCAGCACCAGCCGGCTCGTCGAGGCCGTGCTCGTCGAGGTGCTGTGGCCCGAGTTCGTCGCCGAACTGGAGGCGGGCGACTACTCCAACGCCCTCTTCGTCCCGATCAGGTTCCTCGACTTCACCGACGGCTACAGCACGAACTCCGCGGTGCTCTTCCCCGAGAGCGTCGCCGTGAGCCTCACGCCCACCTTCACGTGGGGCGCCATCTTCGCGGACCGGGAAGCCGCGCGGTTCCGTCGCGTGGTCCGCGCCGCCGCCGGGATCACCCACCTCGACCTGCCCGGCGAGGCGCTCGAGCTGCTGGAGGACCAGACGCTCGCCGAGGAGACCTTCGTGATGTGGGACCTCATCCACGACCGCACCCACATGCGCGGCGACCTGCCCTTCGATCCGTTCATGATCAAGCAGCGCATGCCGTACTTCCTCTACTCGCTCGAGGAACTGCGCTGCGACCTGACGGCCTTCCGCGAATCCGTGCGCATCGCCAAGGACGACGACGCCTCCCCCGAGGCGCGCAGGCACGCCCGGCTCGTGCAGTTCGCCGTGATCTTCGACCGCATCTTCCGCTTCAGCATCACGGGCAGCCGCGTACGCAACTACGACGGCCTCGGCGGCCAGCTCCTGTTCGCCTGGATGCACCAGCACCGCGTCCTCCACTGGACGGACACCAAACTCACCATCGACTGGGACGAGGTGGCCGACGTCGTCGTCGCCCTCGGCGAGCAGATCGAGCAGCTGTACTGGCGGTCCATCGACCGCCCCAAGATCGCGCACTGGCTGGCCGCCTACGAGCTGGTCTCGGCCACGGTCACACCGCACCCGGCGTCCGTGTGGGCGAAGGGACCGGACGCGCTCGAGCTCATGGGCCCGCCCCGCGCCCTCACCGACGCCGTCCTCGACGACGAGTTCCCGCTGTCCATGTTCTTCGAGGCGCTGGACCGCAAGATGAGGACCGTCATCGAGTCCACGGCCGGCATCACGGCGGACGCGGCATGA
- a CDS encoding SDR family NAD(P)-dependent oxidoreductase encodes MSGGTRARTAVVAGATSAAGIALTRRLVADGLAVVAVGSHAGRLDAAFGALDGVDRQACDLADEAAALALADRVRADHGGADALFHLVGGWRGGKGITTQTTEDYDFLHRSVFMTLFTTSRAFYDQLAERGGRLAAVSATAAAAPTAANASYAAVKASVDAWMLAVADGFARDGTTAAATAVVVKALVDDALREQHPERTFPGYTHVDDLAAILAGLPGAPAAEVNGTRIDAVRG; translated from the coding sequence ATGAGCGGCGGCACCCGCGCCCGGACCGCCGTCGTGGCCGGCGCCACCAGCGCAGCCGGCATCGCCCTGACCCGGCGGCTGGTGGCGGACGGACTCGCCGTCGTCGCCGTCGGCTCCCACGCCGGCCGCCTCGACGCGGCGTTCGGGGCGCTCGACGGCGTGGACCGGCAGGCGTGCGACCTGGCCGACGAGGCCGCGGCCCTCGCCCTCGCCGACCGCGTCCGCGCCGACCACGGTGGCGCGGACGCGCTCTTCCACCTCGTCGGCGGCTGGCGCGGCGGCAAGGGCATCACCACCCAGACCACCGAGGACTACGACTTCCTGCACCGCTCGGTCTTCATGACCCTGTTCACCACGAGCCGGGCGTTCTACGACCAGTTGGCCGAGCGCGGAGGCCGGCTCGCCGCCGTCTCCGCCACGGCCGCCGCCGCACCCACCGCGGCGAACGCGTCCTACGCCGCGGTGAAGGCCTCCGTCGACGCCTGGATGCTGGCCGTCGCCGACGGCTTCGCCCGGGACGGCACGACGGCGGCCGCGACCGCCGTCGTCGTCAAGGCCCTCGTGGACGACGCGCTGCGCGAGCAGCACCCCGAACGCACCTTCCCCGGCTACACGCACGTCGACGACCTCGCGGCGATCCTCGCCGGACTGCCCGGGGCGCCGGCCGCGGAGGTCAACGGGACCCGCATCGACGCTGTTCGGGGATAA
- a CDS encoding threonine aldolase family protein yields MTDTLTSVAPPASLHDRTQRSFASDNYSGVHPEVLAAVAAANEGHQVAYGEDQYTARLLEVMEHHFGEGISIYPVFNGTGANVLSLQSMLPRWGAVICPQTAHINVDENAAPERVGGIKLLTVPTPDGKLTPELIDREAWGWGDQHRAQPLAVSITQTTELGTLYSVAEIKAIADHCHARGMRLHMDGARLANAAAALGQPLRAFTRDAGVDILSFGGTKNGLMFGECVVVLDQEASTGLEYLRKLNMQLASKMRFVSAQLIALLDGDLWLRSASHANAMAARLTEGVRGIPGVTLTQETTANAVFAILPPGAADRIRESFRFYDWDQATGEVRWMCSFDTTEEDVDAFIDAIRREASA; encoded by the coding sequence GTGACCGATACCCTGACCTCCGTGGCCCCGCCCGCCTCCCTGCACGACCGCACCCAGCGCAGCTTCGCGTCGGACAACTACTCGGGGGTGCATCCCGAGGTCCTCGCGGCCGTCGCGGCGGCGAACGAGGGACACCAGGTCGCCTACGGCGAGGACCAGTACACGGCACGGCTGCTCGAGGTGATGGAGCACCACTTCGGCGAGGGGATCTCCATCTACCCCGTCTTCAACGGCACCGGAGCGAATGTCCTCTCCCTGCAGTCGATGCTCCCGCGGTGGGGCGCCGTCATCTGCCCGCAGACCGCGCACATCAACGTCGACGAGAACGCCGCGCCCGAGCGCGTGGGCGGCATCAAGCTCCTGACCGTGCCCACGCCGGACGGCAAGCTGACGCCCGAGCTGATCGACCGCGAGGCGTGGGGATGGGGCGACCAGCACCGCGCGCAGCCCCTCGCCGTCTCCATCACGCAGACCACGGAGCTCGGCACGCTCTACTCGGTCGCCGAGATCAAGGCCATCGCCGATCACTGCCACGCCCGCGGGATGCGCCTGCACATGGACGGCGCCCGGCTCGCCAACGCGGCAGCGGCGCTGGGCCAGCCCCTCCGCGCCTTCACGCGGGACGCCGGCGTGGACATCCTGTCCTTCGGCGGCACCAAGAACGGCCTCATGTTCGGCGAATGCGTCGTGGTGCTGGACCAGGAGGCGTCCACCGGGCTGGAGTACCTCCGCAAGCTCAACATGCAGCTCGCCTCGAAGATGCGCTTCGTCTCCGCCCAGCTCATCGCCCTGCTCGACGGGGACCTGTGGCTCCGTTCGGCGTCCCACGCGAACGCCATGGCGGCCCGCCTCACGGAGGGGGTCCGTGGGATCCCGGGCGTGACGCTGACGCAGGAGACCACCGCGAACGCGGTCTTCGCGATCCTGCCCCCCGGGGCTGCGGACCGCATCCGCGAGAGCTTCCGGTTCTACGACTGGGACCAGGCCACGGGCGAGGTCCGCTGGATGTGCTCGTTCGACACCACCGAGGAGGACGTCGACGCCTTCATCGACGCCATCCGCCGGGAGGCGTCCGCCTGA
- a CDS encoding DUF3000 domain-containing protein — protein MSAIGGVSELPAEFLEALAGLRKAARRSEIRLEEVPAPSRLAPFAVALGAEVFEAAPAPPVPVHGPARSLIVAPDPEELATGRFILLYDPAGSEVWNGRFRIVTYIRAQLEADMGNDALLGSVAWTWLVEALRNHGARHHSAGGTATRILSESYGTLEDRPDTIDIELRASWTPDTSDVRRHLEAWTDMVCTFAGVPPLPVGVAHLPHRRS, from the coding sequence GTGAGTGCAATCGGTGGCGTGTCGGAGCTTCCCGCAGAGTTCCTCGAAGCCCTCGCGGGGCTGCGGAAGGCGGCACGCCGCAGTGAGATCCGTCTCGAGGAGGTCCCCGCACCCTCGCGCCTCGCCCCGTTCGCCGTCGCGCTCGGCGCCGAGGTGTTCGAGGCGGCCCCCGCACCACCGGTACCCGTCCACGGTCCGGCACGCTCCCTCATCGTCGCACCCGACCCGGAGGAGCTCGCGACGGGCCGCTTCATCCTCCTCTACGATCCCGCGGGCTCCGAGGTCTGGAACGGCCGCTTCCGGATCGTGACGTACATCCGTGCCCAGCTCGAAGCGGACATGGGCAACGACGCCCTCCTCGGCTCCGTGGCCTGGACCTGGCTCGTGGAGGCCCTGCGGAACCACGGCGCCCGCCATCACAGCGCGGGCGGCACCGCCACCAGGATCCTCTCCGAGAGCTACGGCACGCTCGAGGACCGCCCGGACACCATCGACATCGAGCTCCGGGCCTCTTGGACGCCCGACACCTCCGACGTGCGGCGCCACCTTGAGGCCTGGACCGACATGGTGTGCACCTTCGCCGGCGTGCCGCCCCTGCCCGTCGGGGTCGCCCACCTGCCGCACCGCCGGTCCTGA